A window from Akkermansia muciniphila encodes these proteins:
- the nrfD gene encoding NrfD/PsrC family molybdoenzyme membrane anchor subunit: MQMMTRPAPAVSSAAVPVKTMLAEVRRPLGPVWWCVFLASALLAAWGVGWSSWRIAAEGVGVLGLNNNVVWGLDIVHFVFWIGLGHAGTLISAVLLLTRQSWRSPIARGAEQMTLCAVICAAVFPVVHVGRVWMAWMASPLPEVSGIWPDMASPLMWDVMAVSTYFLLSALYWYIGLIPDFALLRDCCTGRLRRRYGWLALGWQGTGRQWRAYEKASLLFAVILTPLVVSVHSVVSFDFSVTQVPGWHQSIFPPYFVGGAILSGMAMVQLILLGVRRLMSGSGVRQAITPAILDLSSRFVLALSLVMGAMYLWEHMAVLLNGGGPELFPGRNPVNAVFLAAMVAGNVLLPQLFWFRSLRTSRWVIAVVALGVLAGMWMERFWIVVNSLKASLLAANIGDYYPSLTDLAMMAGSAGLFTALYMALVRVTPFFSLCDVREQQSLNKEGGA, translated from the coding sequence ATGCAGATGATGACCAGACCAGCACCAGCCGTTTCTTCCGCCGCCGTTCCGGTGAAGACCATGCTGGCGGAGGTTCGCAGGCCGCTGGGGCCTGTATGGTGGTGCGTGTTCCTTGCCAGCGCGTTGCTGGCGGCATGGGGCGTGGGGTGGAGTTCCTGGCGCATCGCCGCGGAGGGCGTGGGGGTGCTGGGGCTGAACAATAACGTGGTGTGGGGGCTGGACATCGTTCACTTCGTCTTCTGGATAGGCCTGGGCCACGCGGGCACCCTGATTTCCGCCGTTCTGCTCCTGACCCGCCAGTCATGGAGAAGCCCTATCGCCCGCGGAGCGGAACAGATGACCCTGTGCGCGGTCATCTGCGCCGCCGTCTTCCCCGTGGTGCACGTGGGGCGCGTCTGGATGGCGTGGATGGCCTCCCCCCTGCCGGAGGTGAGCGGCATCTGGCCGGACATGGCCTCCCCCCTGATGTGGGATGTGATGGCTGTCAGCACGTATTTTCTGCTCTCTGCGTTGTACTGGTACATCGGGCTGATTCCGGATTTCGCCCTGCTGCGAGATTGCTGTACGGGGCGCCTGCGGCGGCGGTACGGCTGGCTGGCGCTGGGCTGGCAGGGAACAGGCCGCCAATGGCGCGCCTATGAGAAGGCCAGCCTCCTTTTTGCGGTCATCCTGACTCCCCTGGTGGTATCCGTCCATTCCGTCGTGAGCTTTGACTTTTCCGTGACGCAGGTGCCGGGCTGGCACCAGAGCATTTTTCCCCCTTATTTCGTGGGCGGGGCCATTTTAAGCGGCATGGCCATGGTCCAGCTGATTTTGCTGGGGGTGCGCCGCCTGATGTCCGGCAGCGGCGTCCGGCAGGCCATCACTCCCGCCATTCTGGATTTGAGTTCCCGGTTTGTCCTGGCCCTGAGCCTGGTGATGGGGGCCATGTACCTGTGGGAGCACATGGCCGTTCTGCTGAATGGCGGCGGTCCGGAGCTGTTCCCGGGCAGGAATCCGGTCAATGCCGTGTTCCTGGCGGCCATGGTCGCCGGGAACGTGCTGCTGCCCCAGCTGTTCTGGTTCCGTTCCCTGCGCACCAGCCGCTGGGTGATTGCCGTCGTGGCCCTGGGCGTGCTGGCGGGCATGTGGATGGAACGCTTCTGGATTGTGGTGAATTCCCTGAAGGCGTCCCTGCTGGCCGCCAACATCGGGGATTATTACCCCAGCCTGACGGATCTGGCGATGATGGCCGGGAGCGCGGGACTGTTCACGGCGCTGTACATGGCGCTGGTGCGCGTGACTCCGTTCTTTTCCCTGTGCGACGTGCGGGAACAGCAGTCCCTGAACAAGGAGGGCGGCGCATGA
- a CDS encoding quinol:electron acceptor oxidoreductase subunit ActD encodes MKKRRITSGWVLSFRSEEDLYQAVRRLVKEDGVHWEVCAPYPCAAVRLANRHAGRAVGAGVRLWAVAGALCGFLAVALWIYWTQFCADPLVAQGRVQGWDNWPAYVPPVFEGTLLGAGLLTAAGFLKGAVLPRWNDWAFECDFFRTDEHGNGYFILLEGGQEGAALAVALQPEASEHIHAEGGLS; translated from the coding sequence ATGAAGAAGAGGCGCATCACCTCCGGATGGGTGCTTTCATTCCGTTCGGAAGAAGACCTTTACCAGGCCGTCAGAAGGCTGGTGAAGGAGGATGGCGTGCATTGGGAGGTCTGCGCCCCCTATCCCTGCGCCGCCGTGCGGCTTGCCAACCGCCATGCCGGAAGGGCCGTGGGCGCAGGCGTGCGCCTGTGGGCCGTGGCGGGCGCCCTGTGCGGGTTCCTGGCCGTGGCCCTGTGGATTTACTGGACGCAGTTCTGCGCGGACCCCCTGGTGGCCCAGGGCCGGGTGCAGGGCTGGGATAACTGGCCCGCGTACGTTCCGCCCGTGTTTGAAGGTACGCTGCTGGGGGCGGGCCTGCTGACCGCCGCCGGATTCCTGAAAGGGGCCGTTCTCCCCAGGTGGAACGACTGGGCGTTTGAATGTGATTTTTTCAGGACGGACGAACACGGAAACGGTTACTTCATTCTGCTGGAAGGGGGACAAGAAGGAGCCGCCCTGGCCGTGGCCCTGCAGCCGGAGGCTAGCGAACACATCCATGCGGAAGGGGGGCTGTCATGA
- a CDS encoding c-type cytochrome — translation MRGGVMAVAALAVLGAAWFLVRDDGGRNPVPHLFDNMNERPLADAQQVQEPVFTPAGRNVRLTPPRAVARSLGGAGMERGGGRDSFAADGSYFSSGRMQGGEEDSMPLELGGVSRSRDVLAEGRALYLAHCAVCHGADGRGRGGMAAYDTYPQIGSFRDEKYAAYSPGKMFRSIRLGQGNMPAFGNILPAREIWCLVAFIRQLQALPGSPEEQAFMKQEKHRP, via the coding sequence ATGAGAGGCGGCGTGATGGCGGTCGCCGCCCTGGCGGTGCTGGGGGCGGCCTGGTTCCTGGTGCGGGATGACGGCGGCAGGAATCCCGTTCCCCATTTGTTTGACAATATGAATGAGCGTCCGCTGGCGGACGCCCAGCAGGTGCAGGAACCCGTTTTTACCCCCGCAGGCCGTAACGTGCGCCTGACTCCGCCCCGCGCCGTGGCCCGGTCCCTGGGAGGGGCCGGAATGGAACGCGGAGGCGGCCGGGATTCCTTTGCCGCGGACGGTTCCTATTTTTCTTCAGGCCGCATGCAGGGCGGGGAGGAGGATTCCATGCCTCTGGAGCTGGGCGGCGTTTCCCGCAGCCGTGACGTGCTGGCGGAAGGCCGCGCGCTGTATCTGGCGCACTGCGCCGTCTGCCACGGAGCAGACGGCCGCGGCCGCGGCGGCATGGCGGCCTATGACACCTACCCCCAGATAGGCTCCTTCCGGGATGAAAAGTACGCCGCCTACTCCCCCGGAAAGATGTTCCGGAGCATCCGGCTGGGGCAGGGGAACATGCCCGCGTTCGGGAACATTCTTCCGGCACGGGAAATCTGGTGCCTGGTGGCGTTCATCCGCCAGCTTCAGGCGCTGCCGGGTTCCCCGGAGGAGCAGGCCTTCATGAAACAGGAGAAACACCGTCCATGA
- a CDS encoding c-type cytochrome translates to MMNLSASVSSLFRRRPDEWLPLFWLAAACVLGLVWSLVHASGLVAGAPLPWSAGRLMFAFYGVLVYGWAFPCLFSCMTGTGGRWLKPAEWLWHACVLLGLGTIAAGDGSGLLLMPFDWWVCPVFALLSAVMACAAWFKPSPWSVRLLFSSSAVGAAAALLALGHTQALSMNGLLDASSLGGSLSCGLMFAALGAAALRLDAAHGRMFGILSVWAAVVLLAAPVIGGLAGLRGFPVPWALVEAGAVWAWCAALPAVLMVVLFWMKSGPEPGMWLKSGCSALALLAAWNVLSGSCLELMQFSLCVWHEAELWVLLAAAVLMMAGRKSPARFPVAWWLFSAGVCGVLLAYAVGVVAAMDVQAFPVARRAELMSGWVGMAACVHAAAMALCLAGSLCLWRPARAEAGAPETETPVPGRLFSVFTVPAALVLVTAAVVLLHAPAPDSLEVRRPAQDAEGARIYAAEGCALCHTQMIRRSMSGRDWQTAIDRGTDPDFPYRVSEPEDMDAEFNREGAPQAGVAAIGPDLSNAAEYAAGRLEYEDAVSGGTLRAAQVREWLALHLYNPRETQFKKPWTVCPAMPGLFEERPVEGNAPSTNALPVRMEQGRELVPSRRGERLLNYLASLRRVEPSVKRDRIHSLPALSHIHPDYAAHPPAVDMECLKKARAAAVMEKGRGVYLSKCAICHGNGGMGDKVTYPPLAGSEWLKEKPDAEIVKIILQGLTGPITVNGKEWDSTMLPPGVTDSRDLANLLTFLRRQFGGVEKAAYTPEQMDAIRREL, encoded by the coding sequence ATGATGAACCTTTCCGCCTCCGTTTCCTCCCTGTTCCGCCGCCGTCCGGACGAGTGGCTGCCGCTTTTCTGGCTGGCGGCGGCCTGCGTGCTAGGGCTGGTGTGGTCCCTGGTCCATGCCTCCGGGCTGGTGGCGGGGGCTCCGCTCCCCTGGTCGGCGGGGCGCCTCATGTTCGCCTTTTACGGCGTCCTGGTGTATGGCTGGGCTTTCCCCTGCCTGTTCTCCTGCATGACGGGAACCGGGGGGCGATGGCTGAAACCCGCGGAATGGCTCTGGCATGCCTGCGTCCTTCTGGGGCTGGGGACGATAGCTGCGGGTGACGGAAGCGGCCTGCTCCTGATGCCTTTTGACTGGTGGGTTTGCCCGGTTTTTGCCCTTCTTTCCGCCGTGATGGCGTGCGCTGCGTGGTTCAAGCCCTCTCCCTGGTCCGTGCGTCTGCTGTTCAGTTCTTCCGCAGTGGGCGCGGCGGCCGCTCTCCTGGCTCTGGGGCATACGCAGGCTTTGTCCATGAACGGCTTGCTGGACGCCTCCTCCCTGGGAGGCTCCCTGTCCTGCGGGCTGATGTTTGCCGCCCTGGGGGCGGCGGCCCTCCGCCTGGATGCGGCGCATGGCCGGATGTTCGGAATCCTGTCCGTCTGGGCGGCCGTGGTGCTGCTGGCGGCTCCGGTGATTGGCGGCCTGGCGGGGCTCCGCGGTTTTCCCGTGCCGTGGGCGCTGGTGGAGGCCGGAGCGGTCTGGGCCTGGTGCGCCGCTCTCCCCGCCGTGCTGATGGTTGTACTATTCTGGATGAAATCCGGTCCGGAACCGGGAATGTGGCTGAAATCCGGCTGCTCCGCGCTCGCGTTGCTGGCGGCGTGGAACGTTCTCTCTGGTTCCTGCCTGGAACTGATGCAGTTTTCCCTGTGCGTGTGGCATGAGGCGGAATTATGGGTGCTGCTGGCCGCCGCGGTGCTGATGATGGCCGGGAGGAAGAGCCCCGCACGGTTTCCCGTGGCGTGGTGGCTGTTTTCCGCGGGCGTCTGCGGCGTGCTGCTGGCTTATGCCGTGGGCGTGGTCGCCGCGATGGATGTTCAGGCCTTTCCCGTAGCCCGGCGCGCGGAATTGATGAGCGGCTGGGTGGGCATGGCTGCCTGCGTCCATGCCGCCGCCATGGCCCTGTGCCTGGCGGGCAGCCTCTGCCTGTGGCGTCCGGCGCGGGCGGAGGCCGGAGCGCCGGAAACGGAAACTCCGGTTCCCGGACGTCTTTTTTCCGTCTTTACCGTTCCTGCGGCGCTTGTTCTGGTGACGGCCGCCGTCGTGCTGCTGCATGCCCCGGCTCCGGATTCCCTGGAGGTGAGGCGTCCCGCCCAGGATGCGGAAGGAGCCCGGATTTATGCCGCGGAGGGGTGCGCCCTGTGCCATACGCAGATGATCCGGCGTTCCATGTCCGGCAGGGACTGGCAGACGGCGATTGACCGCGGGACGGACCCGGATTTTCCCTACCGCGTCAGTGAACCGGAAGACATGGATGCCGAGTTCAACAGGGAAGGGGCCCCGCAGGCGGGCGTGGCGGCCATAGGCCCGGACCTGAGCAATGCGGCGGAATACGCCGCCGGAAGGCTGGAATATGAAGACGCCGTGTCCGGCGGCACGCTCCGGGCCGCGCAGGTCCGGGAATGGCTGGCCCTGCATCTTTACAACCCGCGGGAGACGCAGTTCAAAAAGCCCTGGACCGTGTGCCCCGCCATGCCCGGATTATTTGAGGAACGCCCGGTAGAGGGGAACGCACCATCCACAAACGCCCTGCCTGTCCGGATGGAGCAGGGCCGGGAGCTGGTTCCGTCCCGCCGGGGGGAGCGCCTGCTGAACTACCTGGCTTCCCTCCGGAGGGTGGAGCCCTCCGTGAAGCGTGACCGGATCCATTCCCTCCCGGCCTTGTCCCATATTCATCCGGATTATGCCGCCCATCCTCCCGCCGTGGACATGGAATGCCTGAAAAAGGCCCGCGCCGCCGCCGTGATGGAAAAGGGCAGGGGCGTATACCTTTCCAAATGCGCCATCTGCCACGGCAACGGCGGCATGGGGGACAAGGTGACCTATCCGCCCCTGGCCGGGTCCGAATGGCTGAAGGAAAAGCCTGACGCGGAAATCGTGAAGATCATCCTCCAGGGGCTGACCGGACCAATAACGGTGAACGGGAAGGAATGGGATTCCACCATGCTGCCGCCCGGCGTTACGGATTCCCGTGACCTGGCGAACCTGCTCACGTTCCTTCGCCGCCAGTTCGGCGGCGTGGAAAAGGCGGCCTATACGCCGGAACAGATGGACGCCATCCGCCGGGAGCTGTAA
- a CDS encoding VOC family protein — MNRMNIVCLGVRDMKKALQFYRDGLGFKTDETGDHPDVVFFSTPGTKLELYPLDLLAKDINGENPPPIGAGFGGITLAYNAKTKEEVVEVIELARNAGARIVKEPQDVFWGGFHGYFTDPDGYYWEVAWGPNDEFDDRDMLVL; from the coding sequence ATGAACAGAATGAACATCGTCTGCCTTGGAGTCAGGGACATGAAGAAAGCGCTGCAATTTTACCGTGACGGACTCGGTTTTAAAACGGATGAGACGGGCGACCACCCGGACGTCGTCTTTTTCAGCACTCCCGGCACCAAACTGGAGCTGTATCCGCTGGATTTGCTGGCAAAGGACATCAACGGAGAGAATCCTCCGCCCATCGGCGCCGGGTTCGGAGGAATTACGCTTGCCTATAATGCAAAAACGAAGGAGGAGGTAGTTGAAGTCATTGAACTGGCGCGGAATGCGGGAGCCAGAATCGTCAAGGAACCCCAGGATGTTTTCTGGGGCGGCTTCCATGGCTATTTTACGGACCCGGACGGCTATTACTGGGAGGTTGCCTGGGGACCGAACGATGAATTTGACGACCGGGACATGCTCGTCCTGTAA
- the icd gene encoding NADP-dependent isocitrate dehydrogenase, whose protein sequence is MANLTFTPPTDGAAVTMQNGRLCVPDRPVIPFIIGDGTGPEIWAAASRVIDAAVKKAYQGKRSIAWYEVFAGQKSFDNLGTWLPNETVEAFRTYLVGIKGPLTTPVGGGIRSLNVTLRQDLDLFVCLRPVRYFNGIETPVKAPEKVDMVVFRENTEDIYAGIEFKEGSEDAQLFFDTMNRIFPERMKKVRFPESSGFGIKPVSREGTERLVRAAIDYAVENGRKSVTLVHKGNIMKFTEGGFRDWGYDVARREYGAQPIGDGPWLKLPNGIVIKDCIADAFLQEILLHPENFDVVATLNLNGDYISDALAAQVGGIGIAPGGNINYLTGHSIFEATHGTGPKLAGLDKANPSSVILSAEMMLRYMGWTEAADLLIQAIDRVIAAKTVTFDLAEMIPGSTELSCSAYGDKLVEALS, encoded by the coding sequence ATGGCCAATTTAACATTCACCCCTCCCACGGACGGCGCAGCCGTCACCATGCAGAACGGCAGGCTTTGCGTTCCGGACAGGCCCGTCATTCCCTTCATCATCGGTGACGGAACCGGGCCTGAAATCTGGGCGGCGGCTTCCCGGGTGATTGACGCGGCCGTGAAGAAGGCATACCAGGGCAAGCGCTCCATTGCCTGGTATGAAGTTTTTGCCGGGCAAAAGTCCTTTGACAACCTGGGAACCTGGCTCCCGAATGAGACGGTGGAAGCCTTCCGCACGTACCTGGTCGGCATCAAGGGCCCCCTCACCACCCCGGTGGGCGGCGGCATCCGCAGCCTGAACGTCACGCTGCGGCAGGATCTGGACCTGTTCGTCTGCCTGCGCCCGGTGCGCTATTTCAACGGCATTGAAACTCCCGTGAAGGCCCCGGAAAAAGTGGACATGGTCGTTTTCCGGGAAAATACGGAGGACATTTACGCCGGAATCGAATTCAAGGAAGGGTCGGAGGACGCCCAACTGTTTTTCGACACCATGAACCGCATCTTCCCGGAGCGCATGAAGAAGGTGCGCTTCCCGGAGAGCTCCGGCTTCGGCATCAAGCCCGTTTCCCGTGAAGGCACGGAGCGCCTGGTGCGCGCCGCCATTGATTACGCCGTGGAAAACGGGCGCAAGAGCGTCACGCTGGTGCACAAGGGCAATATCATGAAGTTCACGGAAGGCGGCTTCCGCGACTGGGGGTACGACGTCGCGCGCCGGGAATACGGAGCCCAGCCCATCGGAGACGGCCCCTGGCTGAAGCTCCCCAACGGAATCGTGATCAAGGATTGCATTGCAGACGCCTTCCTTCAGGAAATCCTGCTGCATCCGGAAAACTTTGACGTGGTCGCCACGCTGAACCTGAACGGGGATTATATTTCCGACGCCCTGGCGGCGCAGGTAGGCGGCATCGGCATCGCCCCCGGCGGCAACATCAATTACCTGACGGGCCATTCCATTTTTGAAGCCACGCACGGCACCGGGCCCAAACTGGCCGGACTGGACAAAGCCAATCCCAGTTCCGTCATCCTGTCCGCGGAAATGATGCTGCGCTACATGGGCTGGACGGAAGCGGCGGACCTGCTGATCCAGGCCATTGACCGGGTGATTGCCGCAAAAACAGTCACGTTTGACCTCGCGGAAATGATTCCCGGCTCCACGGAGCTTTCCTGCTCCGCCTATGGCGACAAGCTGGTGGAAGCCCTGAGCTGA
- a CDS encoding DUF4230 domain-containing protein gives MSDTPPSSFLHSPAVVVLVKGAVLIGALAVLFWGVRSCLTAPVEKPMEVAEKLIEAGREVGLTLINKGFSSDHGGVALIVQKDEKVANLVTVERTFEYEYRYSTTWWWSKKTLVLKAAYRAHGGIDLEGPEPLRIIIPAENKGPITAEGLHGKLISCEMVEGTLRVVKDDAGIWNRLTPEDSAIAVNQLNESARKHIMESDLKRQAEENFMRRLREEARQPEEQPGKDRWF, from the coding sequence ATGAGTGATACCCCCCCATCCTCCTTCCTGCATTCCCCTGCTGTCGTCGTTCTGGTTAAAGGCGCCGTCCTGATCGGGGCGCTGGCCGTGCTGTTCTGGGGCGTGCGGTCCTGCCTTACGGCTCCGGTGGAAAAACCGATGGAGGTGGCGGAAAAATTGATTGAAGCAGGCAGGGAGGTAGGCCTCACCCTGATCAACAAGGGGTTTTCCTCCGACCACGGCGGCGTGGCCCTGATCGTGCAGAAGGATGAAAAAGTAGCCAACCTGGTGACCGTGGAACGGACGTTCGAGTATGAATACCGCTATTCCACCACGTGGTGGTGGAGTAAAAAGACGCTGGTCCTGAAAGCGGCCTACCGCGCCCACGGGGGCATCGACCTGGAGGGGCCCGAGCCGCTCCGGATCATCATTCCCGCGGAGAACAAAGGCCCCATTACCGCGGAAGGGCTTCACGGAAAACTGATTTCATGCGAGATGGTGGAAGGCACACTCCGCGTTGTAAAGGATGATGCCGGAATCTGGAACAGGCTGACCCCTGAGGACTCCGCCATCGCCGTCAACCAGTTGAATGAAAGCGCCCGGAAGCACATCATGGAGAGCGATTTAAAACGCCAGGCGGAAGAAAATTTCATGCGCCGCCTCCGTGAGGAAGCCCGGCAGCCGGAAGAACAGCCCGGAAAAGACCGCTGGTTCTGA
- a CDS encoding YkvA family protein translates to MSSKLPIPPHGPKQQFLARAINYFRSREGEPRLFTKRKLVLLILTALYAFSPIDLIPDFIPGVGQIDDLTVIAFAFLAMFLPPIKKDGSHEDPEP, encoded by the coding sequence ATGAGCAGCAAGCTTCCTATTCCGCCCCACGGCCCCAAGCAGCAATTCCTGGCCAGAGCCATCAATTATTTCCGCAGCCGGGAAGGAGAACCGCGCCTTTTCACCAAACGCAAGCTTGTTCTCCTCATCCTGACGGCGCTCTACGCCTTTTCCCCCATTGACCTGATTCCGGATTTCATTCCCGGAGTAGGCCAGATAGACGACCTGACCGTCATCGCCTTTGCGTTCCTGGCCATGTTCCTGCCTCCTATCAAAAAGGATGGCTCCCATGAAGACCCGGAACCCTGA
- a CDS encoding GNAT family N-acetyltransferase: MNHGNIEFRKVSGFKRGTLFELLSDAYSFDGRWEDCCGADWKEFDDFFFDNPQIADRYGFITVLNGKAVGLASWDPRKMPEYVEIGHNCIISSHKGNGYGAVQLREALRRIAGQDAGKIVVTTNARMLPARRMYESVGFKVCGKRRNESHTAFFGDYIDYEMMLP; encoded by the coding sequence ATGAACCACGGAAACATTGAATTCAGGAAAGTAAGCGGCTTTAAGCGGGGAACGTTGTTTGAATTACTGTCGGACGCCTATTCCTTTGACGGGAGGTGGGAAGATTGTTGCGGCGCAGACTGGAAGGAGTTTGATGATTTTTTCTTTGATAACCCGCAGATTGCGGACCGATACGGTTTTATAACCGTCTTGAATGGCAAGGCCGTCGGGCTGGCGTCGTGGGACCCGAGGAAGATGCCCGAATATGTGGAGATAGGCCACAATTGCATCATATCATCCCACAAGGGCAATGGTTACGGCGCGGTTCAGCTCCGGGAAGCGCTCCGTAGAATAGCCGGGCAGGATGCGGGGAAAATAGTCGTCACCACGAATGCCCGGATGCTTCCCGCCCGGCGGATGTATGAAAGCGTGGGTTTCAAGGTTTGCGGGAAAAGGAGGAACGAAAGCCATACCGCCTTTTTCGGGGACTACATTGATTATGAAATGATGCTGCCCTAA
- a CDS encoding MBL fold metallo-hydrolase — protein MISFTNISGAEEIGANCYLLEMDGTRIILDSGMHPKREGLAAMPDFDSMEPNSVEAVFLSHSHLDHLGTLPVLQEKQPAADVFMTPAAAALSEVMLHNSVNVMSSKRLDLGIVEYPFFTHNDLDRLSDAWHAKSCNEVFRVGFRQNVLATFYDAGHILGSAGVMLEGESGHTVFYTGDVQFEDQSMIPGADFPESGVDTLIMECTRGGFQRSAHYSRPEEMVRFGKAIAETLERGGAVLIPVFAIGKSQEMLFNIHRFKQQGVIPANTPVYFGGLSAKVSLLYDRFAGLTRRHDHEFKLKEEIKTVPLPRKGKAPLVCSPGNIYVVSSGMMTENTLSNVMAEQVLPHEKNAILFVGYADPDSPAGQLRAAPAGELVKMRPKGQPVRRNCTVDCFDFSGHATRDALVNYAVKLNPRQVVLVHGDPDAVEWMHDTLSAKMPDSTIIAPVPGQRYTFES, from the coding sequence ATGATCAGTTTTACGAATATCAGCGGGGCCGAGGAGATTGGGGCCAATTGCTATTTGCTTGAGATGGACGGCACCCGGATCATCCTTGACAGCGGGATGCACCCCAAGAGGGAGGGGCTGGCGGCCATGCCGGATTTTGATTCCATGGAGCCCAATTCCGTGGAAGCCGTTTTTTTAAGCCATTCCCACCTGGACCACCTGGGAACGCTGCCCGTGCTTCAGGAGAAGCAGCCCGCGGCGGATGTGTTCATGACGCCCGCCGCCGCCGCCCTGTCTGAAGTGATGCTGCACAATTCCGTGAATGTGATGAGCTCCAAGAGGCTGGACCTGGGCATTGTGGAGTATCCCTTTTTCACCCATAACGACCTGGACAGGCTGAGCGACGCCTGGCATGCCAAGTCCTGCAACGAGGTGTTCCGCGTAGGGTTCCGCCAGAACGTGCTGGCTACGTTTTATGACGCCGGGCACATTCTGGGTTCCGCAGGCGTGATGCTGGAGGGCGAGAGCGGCCACACCGTGTTTTATACGGGGGATGTGCAGTTTGAGGACCAGAGCATGATTCCCGGCGCGGATTTTCCGGAGTCAGGCGTTGATACGCTGATTATGGAGTGCACGCGCGGCGGCTTCCAGCGCAGCGCCCATTATTCCCGCCCGGAGGAGATGGTGCGGTTCGGCAAGGCGATCGCGGAGACGCTGGAACGCGGCGGCGCGGTACTGATTCCGGTATTCGCCATCGGCAAGAGCCAGGAGATGCTGTTTAATATCCACCGTTTCAAGCAGCAGGGGGTGATTCCCGCCAATACGCCCGTGTACTTCGGCGGGTTGAGCGCCAAGGTTTCCCTGCTTTACGACCGTTTTGCCGGGCTGACCCGCAGGCATGACCATGAGTTCAAGCTGAAGGAGGAGATCAAGACCGTGCCCCTGCCGCGCAAGGGAAAGGCGCCCCTGGTATGTTCCCCCGGTAATATTTACGTGGTTTCCAGCGGCATGATGACGGAGAACACGCTCTCCAACGTGATGGCGGAGCAGGTTCTTCCGCATGAGAAAAACGCCATTCTTTTTGTGGGGTATGCGGATCCGGATTCCCCGGCGGGCCAGTTGAGGGCCGCTCCGGCGGGGGAACTGGTGAAGATGCGTCCCAAAGGCCAGCCGGTGCGCCGCAACTGTACCGTGGATTGTTTTGACTTTTCCGGGCACGCCACCCGTGACGCCCTGGTCAATTATGCCGTGAAGCTGAATCCCAGGCAGGTGGTTCTGGTGCATGGTGATCCGGACGCCGTGGAGTGGATGCATGATACGCTTTCCGCCAAGATGCCGGATTCCACTATCATCGCGCCCGTGCCGGGACAGCGCTACACGTTTGAGTCATGA